Proteins found in one Arthrobacter pascens genomic segment:
- a CDS encoding LacI family DNA-binding transcriptional regulator, with product MSSNGSRRRDITVADVAKAAQVSKAQAARALGNYGAVSQDVRERVLAAAEELDYRPNELARSMNTGKSHTIGVVVGDIENPHFGLATRGITDVAKKSGFHVILINTDEETAAEVEAVRVLLDKRVDGLIVAPASSVEIRHLQQVRESGRPLVLLDRKAGGLDVETFAVDTGDISYESTRYLLEAGHRRIAFVSTLKAAQPYNDGMELASSQISERVDGMLKAFEDHGLRHPAGLVRLNAGDAESIRKITRELLQGPDAATAIIASDGLIALSVVEGIQELGLSIPGDVSFLMYDDFAWTRLTTPPLTVIAQPVYEMGMAAANALIRQIEGRKAPTAAETLKARLVRRGSVGVPRAAETYNPPSSHQFTAS from the coding sequence ATGAGCAGTAATGGTTCAAGGCGCCGCGACATCACGGTCGCGGACGTCGCAAAGGCCGCCCAGGTGTCAAAAGCCCAAGCCGCACGGGCCTTGGGTAACTACGGCGCCGTCAGCCAGGATGTCCGGGAGCGTGTACTGGCGGCAGCGGAAGAACTCGACTACCGCCCGAACGAACTCGCCCGCAGCATGAACACCGGCAAATCCCACACCATAGGGGTGGTCGTGGGTGACATCGAAAACCCGCACTTCGGCCTTGCCACCAGGGGCATCACGGACGTCGCGAAGAAGAGCGGGTTCCACGTCATCCTGATCAATACGGACGAAGAAACGGCTGCGGAAGTCGAGGCGGTCCGTGTGCTTCTGGACAAGCGGGTGGACGGCCTCATCGTTGCACCGGCGTCGTCAGTGGAGATCCGACACCTGCAACAGGTTCGCGAGTCCGGACGCCCGCTTGTCCTGCTGGATCGCAAGGCCGGAGGACTGGACGTCGAGACTTTCGCCGTGGACACGGGCGATATCTCCTACGAGTCCACACGTTATCTCCTGGAGGCCGGACACCGGCGGATCGCCTTCGTCTCAACCCTCAAAGCAGCCCAGCCCTACAACGATGGCATGGAGCTCGCCTCGTCCCAGATCTCCGAGCGCGTTGACGGAATGCTTAAAGCCTTCGAGGATCACGGCCTCCGTCACCCCGCGGGCCTGGTCCGGCTCAACGCGGGCGATGCGGAATCCATTCGGAAGATCACCCGGGAGCTGCTGCAGGGCCCCGATGCGGCCACAGCCATCATCGCCTCTGACGGCCTCATCGCCTTAAGCGTTGTGGAAGGTATCCAGGAACTGGGCCTGTCCATCCCAGGCGATGTCTCCTTCCTGATGTACGACGACTTCGCATGGACGCGCCTCACCACGCCGCCCCTCACCGTCATCGCACAACCCGTCTACGAGATGGGGATGGCAGCCGCAAACGCCCTGATTCGGCAGATCGAAGGCCGGAAGGCACCCACCGCAGCGGAGACCCTCAAGGCCAGGCTGGTCCGTAGAGGATCCGTCGGCGTGCCACGGGCCGCAGAAACCTACAACCCGCCCTCATCACATCAGTTCACGGCTTCCTGA
- a CDS encoding MFS transporter, with the protein MAAGNPVDTNPSDSQVWNPRLALLVAATFFMEFLDGTVLTTAIPSIAGDFGVPAADVNITMTAYLMTVAMGIPLSGWLAERLGARRVFCLAIAIFTAASLGCALSQDLTTLTLSRILQGAGGAMMVPVGTLVVLRGTPKSELLRATAFLVWPGLLAPVLAPLVGGALTTYLSWHWIFLINLPLGLAAFIAALRLVPTAAGDRQRRLDWLGLVLTTTGVGALVVGLELATGHHDGPWAALCAAAGVASLAGAAVWMTRARNPLFDLSVFSTRTFRAMATGGFVYRLTISSVPFLLPLMFQAGFGWTPLHAGIMVAAVFIGNIGIKPATTPLIRRFGFKAMLVFASLASAATFVLCALLTADTPQPVTFALLVCSGAFRSIGFSSYASVQYADIVPAQLTSANTVSATLVQLATGTGIAVAALLIRVFDGLALLPQDPAGPFRGAFMAMAVLMLFSTADSMTLHRHAGAEVSRPGQAPGEGQPPPPPAARRVPRR; encoded by the coding sequence ATGGCAGCAGGCAACCCGGTGGACACGAACCCCAGCGACAGCCAGGTGTGGAACCCCCGACTGGCGCTGCTGGTGGCCGCCACGTTCTTTATGGAATTCCTCGACGGCACCGTCCTCACCACCGCCATCCCAAGCATCGCCGGCGACTTCGGCGTGCCTGCCGCCGACGTCAACATCACCATGACGGCGTACCTCATGACCGTGGCCATGGGCATTCCCCTCAGCGGCTGGCTCGCCGAGCGGCTGGGGGCCCGGCGTGTGTTCTGCCTTGCCATAGCGATCTTTACCGCCGCTTCGCTGGGCTGCGCCCTGAGCCAGGACCTCACCACGCTGACGCTCAGCCGGATCCTGCAGGGAGCGGGCGGGGCAATGATGGTTCCGGTCGGCACGCTGGTAGTGCTGCGCGGAACTCCAAAATCGGAGCTTTTGCGCGCCACCGCATTCCTTGTCTGGCCGGGGCTGCTGGCTCCCGTTCTGGCTCCCCTGGTGGGGGGCGCGCTGACCACGTATCTGTCGTGGCATTGGATCTTCCTCATCAACCTGCCGCTGGGCCTCGCAGCGTTCATCGCGGCGTTGCGGCTGGTGCCCACCGCTGCAGGTGACCGTCAGCGCAGGCTGGACTGGCTGGGCCTGGTCCTGACCACCACCGGAGTGGGCGCCCTGGTGGTGGGCCTGGAATTGGCTACCGGCCACCACGACGGTCCGTGGGCGGCACTGTGTGCAGCCGCAGGCGTAGCCTCCCTCGCAGGGGCAGCGGTGTGGATGACGCGAGCCAGGAACCCGCTCTTTGATCTGAGTGTCTTTTCCACCCGGACTTTCCGGGCCATGGCCACCGGCGGCTTCGTCTATCGGCTGACCATCAGCTCGGTGCCCTTCCTCCTGCCCCTGATGTTCCAGGCCGGTTTCGGCTGGACTCCGCTGCACGCGGGAATCATGGTGGCGGCGGTCTTCATCGGGAACATCGGCATCAAGCCGGCCACCACACCGCTGATCAGGCGCTTCGGATTCAAGGCGATGCTCGTGTTCGCTTCCCTGGCCTCAGCGGCGACCTTCGTGCTGTGCGCCCTGCTGACCGCCGATACTCCACAGCCCGTCACATTTGCCCTGCTGGTGTGCAGCGGAGCCTTCCGGTCCATCGGCTTTTCTTCCTACGCCTCCGTGCAGTACGCGGACATCGTCCCAGCCCAGCTCACGTCGGCCAACACCGTCTCCGCAACGCTGGTCCAGCTCGCCACAGGTACGGGCATCGCGGTGGCTGCGCTGCTGATCCGTGTTTTCGACGGCCTGGCCTTGCTCCCCCAGGACCCCGCCGGTCCGTTCCGAGGGGCTTTCATGGCCATGGCCGTTCTTATGCTGTTCAGCACCGCAGACAGCATGACGCTGCACCGGCATGCCGGCGCGGAGGTCAGCCGGCCTGGCCAAGCACCAGGGGAAGGACAGCCCCCGCCCCCGCCTGCCGCAAGGCGCGTCCCGCGACGGTGA
- a CDS encoding RecQ family ATP-dependent DNA helicase — MVDNQNAALLSAALPSLSPADSASPTRLQALEVLRELVGHPAAEFHDGQFEAIEALVDGGRRALVVQRTGWGKSAVYFVASLLLRRRGAGPTLIVSPLLALMRDQVAAAARAGVRAVAINSANQLEWDTVRAQLAADEVDVLLVSPERLTNPSFRENQLPELIRRTGLLVIDEAHCISDWGHDFRPDYRRIADLITQLPETVPVLATTATANSRVVHDIEEQLGVGVLTIRGALGRDSLRLGVLALPDSRERLGWLLTHLADLPGSGIIYTLTVSAAEDTARLLAEAGHKVLAYTGRTDPADRERAEQLLKDNEVKALVATSALGMGFDKPDLGFVVHLGAPSSPVAYYQQVGRAGRGAANADVLLLPGSEDRDIWQYFATASMPSEEKANAVLAALADAGAAVSTVALEARVDLRRTPLELLLKVLAVDGAVERVGGGWRSTGQPWIYDAERYRRIAEARVDEQDSMVIYQDTAGCRMEYITSVLDDETAHACGRCDNCAGQWFPADIAANATEAAGQTLSRAGGVLEARLQWPSGMDRLGVPVKGKIKPAEGLADGRILARLTDLGWGGALRELFAAGATDRQVDPGMLQACVQVLREWGTGDPRNPGWSGAGRPAAIVSIPSRGRPELVRSLAQGISEIGRMPYLGELQLGHGGPTGGRGGNSAYRLAGVWDRLVVGPELEASLASIHGQSVMLIDDLVDSRWTVTVAGRALRQAGAGAVLPLVLGQAG; from the coding sequence ATGGTCGATAACCAGAACGCCGCCCTTCTTTCCGCCGCACTTCCTTCGCTGAGCCCAGCTGACTCCGCTTCCCCCACCCGCCTCCAGGCCCTTGAGGTTCTCCGTGAGCTGGTGGGGCATCCTGCAGCGGAATTCCATGATGGACAGTTTGAGGCGATTGAGGCGCTGGTCGACGGCGGCCGGCGGGCTTTGGTGGTACAGCGCACCGGCTGGGGCAAGTCGGCCGTCTACTTCGTCGCGTCCCTGCTGCTCAGACGCCGGGGCGCGGGCCCCACGCTGATCGTCTCGCCGTTGCTCGCACTGATGCGGGACCAGGTGGCTGCGGCCGCCCGCGCAGGGGTGCGGGCAGTGGCTATCAACTCGGCCAATCAGCTGGAGTGGGACACCGTCCGTGCACAGCTGGCGGCCGATGAAGTTGACGTGCTGCTGGTATCTCCGGAGCGACTCACCAACCCCTCGTTCCGGGAGAACCAGTTGCCGGAGCTCATCCGGCGAACAGGTCTGCTGGTTATTGACGAGGCCCACTGCATCTCCGACTGGGGCCATGATTTCCGGCCGGACTACCGCAGGATTGCAGACCTGATCACCCAGCTGCCGGAGACCGTTCCGGTCCTGGCCACCACGGCCACGGCGAACTCCCGCGTAGTCCACGACATCGAGGAACAGCTGGGCGTCGGAGTCCTGACCATCCGCGGTGCACTGGGCCGCGACTCGCTGCGCCTCGGCGTGCTTGCGCTGCCTGATTCACGCGAACGGCTGGGTTGGCTCCTGACGCACCTCGCCGATCTCCCCGGCAGCGGCATCATCTACACGCTCACGGTGTCCGCTGCTGAGGACACTGCCCGGCTTCTCGCGGAAGCCGGGCACAAGGTTCTGGCGTATACCGGCAGGACCGATCCCGCGGACCGGGAACGGGCGGAGCAGCTGCTGAAGGACAATGAAGTCAAGGCGCTGGTGGCCACGTCGGCGCTGGGGATGGGCTTCGACAAGCCCGACCTGGGCTTTGTGGTCCACCTTGGTGCACCTTCCTCCCCGGTGGCTTACTACCAACAGGTGGGCCGTGCGGGGCGTGGTGCGGCCAATGCGGATGTCCTGCTGCTGCCGGGCTCGGAGGACCGCGATATCTGGCAGTATTTTGCCACCGCCTCGATGCCGTCCGAAGAAAAAGCCAATGCAGTGCTGGCGGCGCTGGCCGACGCCGGCGCGGCGGTTTCAACTGTTGCCCTGGAGGCGCGGGTTGACCTCCGCCGCACTCCTCTGGAGCTGCTGCTGAAGGTCCTGGCAGTGGACGGTGCCGTGGAGCGCGTGGGCGGGGGATGGCGGTCCACCGGCCAGCCTTGGATCTACGACGCCGAGCGTTACCGCCGGATTGCCGAGGCCCGGGTGGACGAGCAGGATTCAATGGTGATCTACCAGGACACCGCCGGATGCCGGATGGAGTACATCACCTCGGTCCTGGACGACGAGACAGCACATGCTTGTGGCCGTTGTGATAACTGCGCGGGCCAGTGGTTCCCGGCGGACATCGCGGCGAATGCCACGGAAGCGGCCGGCCAGACGCTCAGCCGGGCCGGCGGAGTACTGGAGGCACGCCTGCAGTGGCCCAGCGGCATGGACCGTCTGGGTGTCCCGGTCAAAGGCAAGATCAAGCCGGCTGAAGGTCTTGCGGACGGCCGTATCCTGGCCCGGCTCACTGATCTCGGCTGGGGCGGTGCCCTGCGCGAACTGTTCGCGGCCGGCGCCACGGACCGGCAGGTTGACCCGGGCATGCTCCAGGCGTGCGTGCAGGTGCTGCGTGAATGGGGGACAGGTGACCCGCGCAATCCGGGCTGGAGCGGTGCGGGCCGGCCTGCAGCCATCGTCAGCATCCCGTCGCGGGGGAGGCCTGAACTGGTCCGGTCCCTGGCGCAAGGGATTTCGGAGATTGGCCGGATGCCCTATCTCGGCGAGCTTCAGCTGGGCCATGGCGGACCCACGGGAGGCCGTGGTGGCAACAGCGCGTACCGGCTGGCTGGAGTGTGGGACAGACTGGTGGTGGGCCCGGAGCTGGAGGCCTCCCTCGCGTCCATCCACGGCCAGAGCGTGATGCTGATTGATGATCTGGTGGACAGCCGCTGGACTGTCACCGTCGCGGGACGCGCCTTGCGGCAGGCGGGGGCGGGGGCTGTCCTTCCCCTGGTGCTTGGCCAGGCCGGCTGA
- a CDS encoding phosphomannomutase/phosphoglucomutase: MTSEQTKTFDLSASFKAYDVRGIVGDSITAEIVEAVGAAFVDILQLEGQTVLVGGDMRPSSPEFSKAFADGAATRGANVQLLDLISTDELYFACGSLNAAGATFTASHNPAEYNGIKMSKAGAQPISSESGLKEIQALAEQYLNAGNIPAAATRGLIGVRDVLKDYAEYLRQLVDLSGSRPLKVVVDAGNGMAGLTTPAVLGDALLPKLPFEIIPLYFELDGSFPNHPANPLEPANLRDLQAAVIEHGADIGLAFDGDADRCFVIDEKGEPVSPSAITGMVARREIARAQAQGESNPTIIHNLLTSRAVPELVEHDGGRAVRTRVGHSFIKAVMAEEGAVFGGEHSAHFYFRDFWNADTGMLAAMHVLAALGEQDGPLSELGREYEPYVSSGEINSEIDDKAGAVERVRADFAGEDITVDTMDGSTFTANDGSFWFNLRPSNTEPFLRLNAEATNRATMERVRDRVLSLVRG; encoded by the coding sequence GTGACTAGCGAACAGACAAAGACTTTTGACCTCTCGGCATCCTTCAAGGCCTACGACGTCCGGGGCATCGTGGGTGATTCCATCACGGCCGAAATCGTCGAAGCCGTGGGCGCCGCGTTCGTTGACATCCTGCAGCTGGAAGGCCAGACGGTCCTGGTTGGCGGCGACATGCGCCCTTCGTCGCCGGAATTCAGCAAGGCCTTCGCAGACGGTGCAGCCACCCGCGGAGCCAACGTCCAGCTCCTTGACCTGATCTCCACCGACGAGCTCTACTTCGCCTGCGGTTCACTCAATGCGGCCGGTGCCACCTTCACCGCGAGCCACAACCCGGCCGAGTACAACGGCATCAAAATGTCCAAGGCCGGCGCCCAGCCCATCTCGTCCGAATCCGGCCTCAAGGAAATCCAGGCCCTCGCCGAGCAGTACCTGAACGCCGGAAATATTCCTGCCGCCGCAACCCGCGGCCTGATCGGCGTCCGCGATGTCCTCAAGGACTACGCCGAGTACCTGCGCCAGCTGGTGGACCTCTCCGGATCTCGGCCGCTCAAGGTAGTGGTGGACGCCGGCAACGGCATGGCCGGCCTCACCACACCCGCGGTCCTGGGCGACGCACTGCTGCCAAAGCTGCCGTTCGAGATCATCCCCCTGTACTTCGAGTTGGACGGCTCGTTCCCCAACCACCCCGCCAACCCGCTGGAACCCGCGAACCTCCGCGATCTGCAGGCCGCCGTCATCGAGCACGGTGCGGACATCGGCCTGGCGTTCGACGGCGACGCCGACCGCTGCTTTGTCATCGACGAAAAGGGTGAGCCCGTGTCGCCGTCGGCCATCACCGGCATGGTGGCACGCCGCGAAATCGCCCGCGCCCAGGCGCAAGGCGAGTCGAACCCCACCATCATCCATAACCTCCTCACCTCCCGCGCGGTACCGGAGCTTGTAGAACACGACGGCGGACGAGCCGTCCGCACCCGCGTTGGCCACTCGTTCATCAAAGCAGTCATGGCCGAGGAAGGCGCGGTGTTCGGCGGCGAGCACTCGGCACACTTCTACTTCCGCGACTTCTGGAACGCAGACACGGGAATGCTCGCGGCCATGCACGTGCTCGCTGCCCTCGGTGAGCAGGATGGCCCGCTCTCCGAGCTCGGCCGTGAGTACGAGCCCTACGTTTCCTCGGGTGAAATCAACTCCGAAATCGATGACAAGGCCGGAGCAGTTGAGCGCGTCCGCGCAGACTTCGCCGGTGAAGACATCACCGTTGACACCATGGACGGCAGCACTTTCACGGCAAATGACGGCAGCTTCTGGTTCAACCTTCGCCCGTCCAACACCGAACCGTTCCTGCGCCTGAATGCCGAGGCCACCAACCGGGCAACGATGGAACGCGTGCGGGACCGGGTCCTGTCGCTTGTCCGGGGCTAG
- a CDS encoding RrF2 family transcriptional regulator: MKINAFADVSLRALMVLAAASEGSLLTTQSIADAVGTPYNHVSKAMAKLRGLGLIEVERGRTGGSRLSPSGRRVTVGQVLRQLDTRTDAADCVAPSGNCPLINECRLRVALARAREAFYRELDTVVVADLPGSRQMTPVFQMIGLRAGL, from the coding sequence ATGAAAATCAATGCGTTTGCAGACGTGAGCCTCCGGGCCCTCATGGTGCTGGCGGCAGCCTCTGAAGGCAGCCTCCTCACCACCCAGAGCATCGCCGATGCCGTGGGCACCCCGTATAACCACGTCAGCAAGGCGATGGCCAAGCTGCGTGGCCTGGGCCTGATCGAAGTGGAACGCGGCCGGACGGGTGGCTCCCGCCTGAGCCCAAGCGGGCGACGGGTGACGGTGGGCCAGGTCCTCAGGCAGCTGGACACCCGCACCGACGCGGCCGATTGTGTAGCGCCCAGCGGCAACTGTCCGCTGATCAACGAATGCAGGCTCCGGGTTGCCCTGGCCCGCGCCCGCGAGGCGTTTTACCGGGAACTCGATACAGTGGTGGTGGCCGACCTGCCGGGCTCCCGGCAAATGACTCCCGTTTTCCAAATGATCGGGCTGCGCGCGGGGCTTTAG
- a CDS encoding globin domain-containing protein yields MLSDKSRPVIEATLPLVGSRIGAITPKFYSRLFAAHPELLDGLFSRSNQRSGNQQQALAGSIAAFATHLVNNPGTLPELVLSRIAHKHASLGITEPQYQVVYEHLFAAIAEDLADVITPEIAEAWTEVYWLMADALIKIEKGLYAIQANDKMWTPWRVASKTFAGTGAMTFTLEPADDTPITTALPGQYVSVKVQLADGLRQVRQYSLSDDAGTGRTFTTKLDDDGEVSPVLHRGVGVGDILELSNPYGEITLKDGDGPVVLASAGIGCTPTASILRSLAESGSGRQVLVLHAERTLDSWALRGQMTDDVERLGGAELKLWLEEPRVGSLEGFMSLREVDLPADASLYLCGPLPFMKSIRNEAINAGIPATRIHYEVFGPDIWLAS; encoded by the coding sequence ATGCTCTCGGACAAATCCCGCCCTGTTATTGAGGCAACCCTGCCGCTCGTCGGTTCACGGATCGGCGCCATCACCCCCAAGTTCTACTCCCGGCTGTTCGCCGCGCACCCGGAGCTGTTGGACGGACTGTTCAGCCGTTCCAACCAGCGGTCCGGCAACCAGCAGCAGGCACTGGCCGGAAGCATCGCCGCCTTCGCCACGCATCTGGTGAACAATCCCGGTACTCTTCCGGAGCTGGTCCTGTCCCGGATCGCCCACAAGCATGCTTCGCTGGGCATTACGGAGCCCCAGTACCAGGTGGTCTATGAGCACCTCTTCGCGGCCATCGCCGAGGACCTCGCCGACGTCATCACACCGGAAATCGCCGAAGCCTGGACCGAGGTCTACTGGCTTATGGCTGATGCCCTCATCAAGATCGAAAAGGGCCTCTACGCCATTCAGGCGAACGACAAAATGTGGACCCCGTGGCGGGTCGCTTCCAAGACTTTTGCGGGCACCGGCGCCATGACCTTCACCCTTGAACCCGCGGACGACACCCCCATCACCACCGCGCTGCCCGGCCAGTACGTCAGCGTCAAGGTGCAACTCGCGGACGGGCTGCGCCAGGTCCGCCAGTACTCACTGTCCGATGACGCAGGCACCGGCCGCACCTTCACCACCAAGCTGGACGACGACGGCGAGGTCTCCCCAGTGCTGCACCGCGGCGTCGGAGTCGGTGACATCCTGGAACTCTCCAACCCCTACGGCGAGATCACCCTCAAGGACGGCGACGGCCCGGTGGTTCTGGCATCCGCCGGAATCGGCTGCACACCCACGGCGTCCATCCTCCGGTCGCTCGCCGAGTCAGGTTCCGGGCGCCAGGTGCTGGTGCTTCACGCGGAAAGGACGCTGGACAGCTGGGCGTTGCGAGGCCAGATGACGGACGACGTCGAGCGCCTCGGCGGTGCCGAACTCAAGCTCTGGCTCGAAGAGCCGCGTGTCGGTTCCCTCGAAGGATTCATGTCCCTGCGCGAGGTGGACCTGCCGGCCGATGCGTCGCTCTACCTGTGCGGGCCGCTGCCGTTCATGAAGAGCATCCGCAACGAAGCCATCAATGCCGGCATCCCGGCCACGCGGATCCATTACGAGGTCTTCGGCCCGGACATCTGGCTGGCCAGCTGA